CGAGTACACCTTCGGTATGCAGGACCAGGCCTTCCTCGGCCCGGAGTCCGGCCTCGCGGTCCCCTCCGAGGACGGTGGCGTCGAGCTGTACGTGGCCACCCAGTGGCTGCACTCCGACCTCCGCCAGATCGCCCCCGTCCTCGGCCTGCCCGAGGACAAGGTCCGGATGACGCTCTCCGGCGTCGGCGGTGCGTTCGGCGGCCGCGAGGACCTGTCGATGCAGATCCACGCCTGCCTGCTCGCCCTCCGTACCGGCAAGCCCGTCAAGATCGTCTACAACCGGTTCGAGTCCTTCTTCGGACACGTCCACCGGCACCCGGCGAAGCTCTACTACGAGCACGGCGCCACCAAGGACGGCAAGCTCACGCACATGAAGTGCAGGATCGTCCTGGACGGCGGGGCGTACGCCTCCGCCTCCCCGGCGGTCGTCGGCAACGCCGCCTCCCTCTCCGTCGGCCCGTACGTCATCGACGACGTCGACATCGAGGCGCTCGCGCTCTACTCGAACAACCCGCCCTGCGGTGCCATGCGCGGCTTCGGCGCGGTCCAGGCGTGCTTCGCCTACGAGGCACAGATGGACAAGGTCGCGGCGAAGCTGGGTATCGACCCGGTCGAGTTCCGCCAGCTGAACGCCATGGAGCAGGGCGCGCTGCTGCCGACCGGTCAGACGGTCGACTCCCCGGCGCCCGTCGCCGAGCTGCTGCGCCGTGTCAAGGCCAGGCCGCTGCCGCCCGAGCAGCAGTGGCTCGCCGCCGGCGAGGAGGCGGATGTCCGCGCCCTGCCGGGCGGTCTGTCCAACACCACGCACGGCGAGGGCGTCGTCCGCGGCGTCGGCTACGCGGTCGGCATCAAGAACGTCGGCTTCTCCGAAGGCTTCGACGACTACTCCACCGCGCGGGTGCGCATGGAGGTCGTCGGCGGCGAGCCGGTCGCGACCGTGCACACCGCGATGGCGGAGGTCGGCCAGGGCGGTGTCACCGTCCACGCGCAGATCGCCCGCACCGAGCTCGGCGTCACGCAGGTGACGATCCAGCCGGCCGACACGCAGGTCGGCTCGGCCGGCTCCACCTCCGCGTCCCGTCAGACGTACGTCACGGGCGGCGCGGTGAAGCACACCTGCGAGAACGTCCGCGAGAAGGTCCTGGAGATCGGCCGCCGCAAGTTCGGCTCGTACCACCCCGCTTGGGCGACCGCCGAGCTGCTGCTCGAAGGCGGCAAGGTCGTCACCGACGGCGGCGAGGTCCTCGCCGACCTGGTGGACGTGCTCGAGGATGAGGCGGTGGACCTGGAGCTCGAGTGGCGCCACCGTCCCACCGAGGCCTTCGATCTGCACACCGGCCAGGGCAACGGCCACGTCCAGTACTCGTTCGCCGCGCACCGCGCGGTCGTCGAGGTGGACACCGAGCTCGGCCTGGTCAAGGTCATCGAGCTGGCCTGCGCGCAGGACGTCGGCAAGGCGCTCAACCCGCTGTCCGTGGTCGGCCAGATCCAGGGTGGTACCACCCAGGGCCTGGGCGTCGCGGTCATGGAGGAGATCATCATCGACCCGAAGACCGCGAAGGTGCGCAACCCCTCCTTCACGGACTACCTGATCCCCACGATCCTCGACACGCCGACCATCCCCGTCGACGTACTCGAGCTGGCCGATGACCACGCGCCGTACGGACTGCGCGGCGTCGGCGAGGCCCCGACCCTCTCGTCAACCCCGGCCGTCCTCGCGGCGATCCGGAACGCGACGGGTCTGGAGCTGAACAGGACGCCGGTACGCCCCGAGCACCTCACCGGCACCTGATCCACGAACTCTCCGGGCGGTGAGCCGCGGCTCCGAGGAACGTCACACTTCCCGCCCGCCCGTCGCGCCGCCCGGAGAACCCCAGTACCGCACCGCTCGCGGTCCTGGCACCACCCAGCACCACCAGCAGCACCCCAGCAGCACCCCAGCAGTACACGGAATCACCCAGTTCGTCTCGGGCCGTCCCCCGGGTCGTGCAGCCCAGCGCACCATCCCAAATCCCGCAGCTCCAGTCCCCACGCGGGTGCCCCTGTGAACCTTGGGAGTAGGCACCATGACCCAGCAGTCCCTTGAGACCAAGACCACGGCGGAGGACGCCGGCGCGGGTTCGCGCCAGCCCGCCGGACGGTCCTGGCTCGACCGGTACTTCCACATAACCCAGCGAGGGTCGACCGTCGGCCGGGAGGTGCGTGGCGGCATCACCACCTTCATGGCGATGGCGTACATCATCCTGCTCAACCCGGTGATTCTGTCGGTGCCCGACGCGGCCGGCCACAAGCTCGACGGTGATCAGCTGACCACCGCGACCGTCTTCGCCGCCGCGGCCACCACCATCGTGATGGGCTTCATCGGCAATGTGCCACTGGCCCTCGCGGCGGGACTCAGCGTCTCCGCCGTCATGGCCTTCCAGGTCGCCCCAGAGATGACCTGGGAAAACGCGATGGGCATGTGTGTCATCTACGGCCTGGTGATCGTCCTGCTGGTCGTCACCGGCCTGCGTGAACTGATCATGAACGCCATCCCCCTGGCGCTCAAGCACGCCATCACCATGGGGATCGGCCTGTTCGTCTGCCTCATCGGCCTGGTCCAGGCGGGCTTCGTCACCTCCATGCCCGGAGACGGCGGCATCGCCGGAGCCAAGCCCATTCAGCTCGGCACCAGCGACATGCTCACCGGCTGGCCGGTGCTCTGCTTCGCCGTCACCGTCCTGCTGATCTTCATGCTGCAGGTCCGCAGGGTCCCCGGCGCGATCCTCATCGGCATCGTCGGCGGCACGGTCTTCGCGGCGGCGGTCCACCAGTTCGCGGGCCTCGACAAGAAGGCCTGGGGCGGACTGAACGCCCCCGAGATCACCGGCTCCATCGTCAGCACGCCGGACTTCGGTCTCTTCGGCAGCGTCTCCTTCAGCGGCATCGGCAGCGTCGGTGGCATCACCGTCGGCGTCATCGTCTTCACCCTGGTGCTGGCCGGCTTCTTCGACGCCATGGGCACCATCATCGGCATCGGCCAGCAGGCGGGCCTCGCCGACGACAAGGGCAAGATGCCGGGCCTCAACAAGGCGCTCGCCATCGACGGCGCGGGCGGCGCGCTCGGCGGCATCGCCGGCGCGTCGGGGCAGACGGTGTTCGTCGAGTCCACCGCGGGTGTCGGTGACGGTGCGCGCACCGGCTTCGCCAGCGTGATCACCGGTCTGGCCTTCACGCTCTGCCTGTTCTTCACCCCGCTCGCCCAGATCATCCCCACCCAGGTGGCCGCCGCGGCGCTCGTCGTCATCGGCGCGATGATGCTGACGAATGCCAAGCACATCGACTGGAACGACCAGGCGACCTCCATCCCGGTCTTCCTGACCACCGTCCTGATGCCCTTCACGTACTCCATCACCGCGGGCATCGCGGCGGGTGTCATCGCCCACGTCCTGATCAAGACCGTCCAGGGCAGGGCGCGCGACGTCGGCTGGCTGATGTGGGTGCTGTCCGTCGTCTTCCTGGCCTACTTCGCTCTGCACCCGATCGAGGGCTGGCTGGGAGTCAACTAGTCCGGACAGGGCCTGGTTCCCCGCTGCCGTACACACACCTTGAGGAGACCGACATGCTGGACATCGCCGAAGAGCTGAACCGGTGGGTCGAGCAGGGCCGCGAGTTCGCTGTCGCCACCGTGGTGGCGGTCGGCGGCAGCGCGCCCCGGCAGCCGGGCGCGGCTCTCGCTGTGGACAGCGAGGGCACGGCGATCGGGTCGGTCTCCGGAGGGTGCGTGGAAGGCGCGGTGTACGAACTGTGCCGGCAATCGCTCGAGGACGGTCACACCGTCCTCGAGCGGTTCGGCTACAGCGACGAGGACGCGTTCGCCGTGGGCCTGACCTGCGGCGGAATCATCGACATTCTTGTTACCCCGGTACGCGGCGGGGTCTTCCCCGCCGCTCTGGCGGCCGCCGCCGTTGGGGAGTCGGCGGCCCTGGCCAGAATCACCGGGGGCCCGGCCGATCTGATGGGCCGCGCGCTGCTGGTCCGGCCCGACGGTTCGTACGAGGGCGGCCTCGGCGGCCACCCGGAACTGGACCGCACGGCGGCGGGCGAGGCCCGCGCGCTGCTGGACGCCGGCCGTACGGGCACGGTCGAGATCGGCGAGGACGGTTCGCGCTGCGGCCAACCCCTCACGCTGCTGGTCGAGTCGAGCGTCCCGGCCCCCCGGATGGTCGTGTTCGGCGCGATCGACTTCGCGTCCGCGCTGGTCCGGGTCGGCAAGTTGCTCGGCTACCACGTCACGGTGTGCGACGCCCGCCCGGTCTTCGCGACGAGGACCCGCTTCCCCGAGGCGGACGAGATCGTCGTCGACTGGCCGCACCGCTACCTCGAGTCGACGGAGGTGGACGGCCGTACGGTCCTGTGCGTCCTCACCCACGACGCGAAGTTCGACGTCCCGCTGCTCGAGCTGGCCCTGAAGCTCCCCGTCGCGTACGTCGGCGCGATGGGCTCCCGCCGCACGCACGAGGACCGCAACAGGCGCCTGCGCGACGTCGGCGTCACGGAACTCGAACTGGCGCGGCTGCGCAGCCCGATCGGCCTGGACCTCGGCGCGCGTACGCCGGAGGAGACGGCGCTGTCGATCGGCGCGGAGATAGTGGCGAACAGGCGGGGCGGCACCGGAGTCTCCCTGACGGGAGCGCACACCCCGATCCACCACGACCCTCAGCAGGCCGAGGTGGGCCGCATAGGCTCGGTCGCCTAGGGTCTTTCGCTTCGGACGAGAGGCCCTGGTACTCCAGCCGTAGATCGCAATCTTGCTGGTCAGGGCGAAGTGAAGACAGGTGCGGCCACGGCAGGGCCCCCTCCCCTGCGGCAAAAATCTCAGGCCGACGCAGCCGACGACATCAATTCCTCCAGCTTGTTGAGACTCTGAGTCCAGCCTTCCTCGTGGAGAGCCTGGCGCCGCTCAGTGGCGAAGTCGCCCTGGCTGACGGCCAACTCGGCCCCCGTACCGCCGATATCGCGAAGCGACAGCGTCACCACCGTCTCCCGATCCTCGGGATCGGGATCCTCCCACCGGAAGGTGTAGGACAGGCGTGCCGGAGGGTCGACCTCAAGGAATTCCCCCACGAGGTAGAACAGATCGCCTTCCGGAGGCTGCATCGCGATCCGATAACCACCTCCTGGCCGAAGGTCGCTTTCCACACCAGGAGTGACGAATCCGTCAGGGCCCCACCACTTGGCCAGTTCCTGCGGTTCGGTCAAGGCTCGGAATACGACCGTGCGCCGTGCGCGGAGGACACGCTGCAGATGCAGCCTCAGCCCGCCATCGTGCGTCATCACGAACCTCCTCCAACCGAAGGCGTCGAGATTGACCACCGCACCTATCCTAAGTACTCCAGCTGTAGGCCGCGATCTCGCTGGTCAGGGCCTCCGCGCTGCGGCCGTCCGGATGCTGGTCCTTCACGCGGGCGATCTTGCCCGCCCACAGCTCCGCGTCCACGAACGGGCGCCGTTTGTGCTGCTCGACCAACTCGGCCAGGTGCTCGCGGGAGCACATCGTCGCGAAGTGCGCGGTCAGTCAGCGGCGAGGGTCTCGGAGAGACTCACGGCGGGGCAGCCGAGTATCCCTGTCAGCACACGCTGCTGGCGCTCCGTCAGAGAGGCAACGAAGACCACTACGTCAGCATCGGCCCCTTCACAGGCCGCGGCTACTTCACGGACCTTCCCGTAGCTCAGCAGAGTCCGCGAGGAATACGGCAAAGCCATCTTCCTGACCCCGCCGTCCGAGACGCCACGCCGCTGCACGATCCGCCCGACGACCCGAGCACCGCGCGCTGTCAGTTCCGCGGCCGCCGAATCCATGAGCGCGACGAAGTTCTTCTCCTTCGCGGAGAAGTAGCCAACGATCATGACACTGGCCCCCGCGACCTCCACGGGCGAAGCCTGGCGCTCGGCAGGATTCGGTCCCACGCGGCGAGCTGGGCGCCGGTCGCGCCTTCGGAGCTGATACATGACCCACAGGCTAGACGTCGCGCCACCTGCAGCGATACGCGTTATCTCACTGCCCGAGGTCAAAGGACAAGCTAACCCGGCGAGGCTGGAATTCCATCCCCCGGTCAGTCCGGGTCGCCGCGGTCCTCGCCCCGGACATCGAGTCCGCGGGCGTGATCACCCTGCCGAGCGGGAAGACCGCGTCCGTCCGCGTCCGGGCCTTCTCCTACGGCGACCAGTCGAACCTCGTCCATCGCACGACAGGACCGGACGACCCCGGCTGATCATCCCCATGCGTCCCGCACGCCCCGGCCGTTGAACGCTGCCCCATCGCCGCCCGTATACCTGGGCGGTCCATGCGCGTCCGCATGGGCTGTTCCGGCAGGGGAGGCAGATCTATGGCCGGCAGCAATGTCACCGCACTCTTCCGTGCGTCCACCGCGCACAGCCCCTCGTACTTCACCCTGAGCCGGGCATCCGGCGGCGCATCCGGCGAGATCACCGACTTCTGCATCCCCTGCAACCCGTACTTCCCCACCCCCGCGATGTTCGACGAGCTCGGCGGCCGGCTCCGCGAGATCCTGACGTACTACCCGAGCAGCGCGGACACCATCACCGCCGAGCTGTGCCAGGTGCTCGGGCTCAATCCGCAGACCGTCGCCATGGGCAACGGCTCCACCGAACTGATCACCTGGATCGACCACTTGCTGGTCAAGGAGTCGCTGGCGGTACCGGTCCCCACCTTCGGCCGGTGGACCGACCAGCCGATGGAGACCGGCAAGCGCGTCGACATGCTGCTGCTGCCCGAGGCGCACGGCTTCGGGCTGGACCCGGCGTCCTTCGTGCAGTTCGTCCGCACCCGCGGCTCCCGCGCGGCGGTCATCTGCAACCCCAACAATCCTGACGGCGGTTACCTGCCCAAACAGCAGCTCCTCGCGCTTCTCGACTCCCTCCAGGACCTGGATCTGATCGTCGTCGACGAGTCCTTCCTCGAATTCGCGGACGCCG
The Streptomyces lunaelactis genome window above contains:
- a CDS encoding XdhC family protein; protein product: MLDIAEELNRWVEQGREFAVATVVAVGGSAPRQPGAALAVDSEGTAIGSVSGGCVEGAVYELCRQSLEDGHTVLERFGYSDEDAFAVGLTCGGIIDILVTPVRGGVFPAALAAAAVGESAALARITGGPADLMGRALLVRPDGSYEGGLGGHPELDRTAAGEARALLDAGRTGTVEIGEDGSRCGQPLTLLVESSVPAPRMVVFGAIDFASALVRVGKLLGYHVTVCDARPVFATRTRFPEADEIVVDWPHRYLESTEVDGRTVLCVLTHDAKFDVPLLELALKLPVAYVGAMGSRRTHEDRNRRLRDVGVTELELARLRSPIGLDLGARTPEETALSIGAEIVANRRGGTGVSLTGAHTPIHHDPQQAEVGRIGSVA
- a CDS encoding xanthine dehydrogenase family protein molybdopterin-binding subunit encodes the protein MALHPRVAAAPAGTPTNISQGSKTKGGIGESTLRPDGTLKVTGEFAYSSDMWHEDMLWGHTLRSTVAHAEIKSIDIGEAVAMPGVYAVLTYDDLPTEVKNYGLEIQDTPVLAHGRVRHHGEPVALVAADHPETARRAAAKIKIEYVELPVITDEASATAPGAILIHEGRDDHHIGHVPHPNIVHRQPIIRGDADEAAGRADVIVKGEYTFGMQDQAFLGPESGLAVPSEDGGVELYVATQWLHSDLRQIAPVLGLPEDKVRMTLSGVGGAFGGREDLSMQIHACLLALRTGKPVKIVYNRFESFFGHVHRHPAKLYYEHGATKDGKLTHMKCRIVLDGGAYASASPAVVGNAASLSVGPYVIDDVDIEALALYSNNPPCGAMRGFGAVQACFAYEAQMDKVAAKLGIDPVEFRQLNAMEQGALLPTGQTVDSPAPVAELLRRVKARPLPPEQQWLAAGEEADVRALPGGLSNTTHGEGVVRGVGYAVGIKNVGFSEGFDDYSTARVRMEVVGGEPVATVHTAMAEVGQGGVTVHAQIARTELGVTQVTIQPADTQVGSAGSTSASRQTYVTGGAVKHTCENVREKVLEIGRRKFGSYHPAWATAELLLEGGKVVTDGGEVLADLVDVLEDEAVDLELEWRHRPTEAFDLHTGQGNGHVQYSFAAHRAVVEVDTELGLVKVIELACAQDVGKALNPLSVVGQIQGGTTQGLGVAVMEEIIIDPKTAKVRNPSFTDYLIPTILDTPTIPVDVLELADDHAPYGLRGVGEAPTLSSTPAVLAAIRNATGLELNRTPVRPEHLTGT
- a CDS encoding SRPBCC family protein; the protein is MVNLDAFGWRRFVMTHDGGLRLHLQRVLRARRTVVFRALTEPQELAKWWGPDGFVTPGVESDLRPGGGYRIAMQPPEGDLFYLVGEFLEVDPPARLSYTFRWEDPDPEDRETVVTLSLRDIGGTGAELAVSQGDFATERRQALHEEGWTQSLNKLEELMSSAASA
- a CDS encoding NCS2 family permease encodes the protein MTQQSLETKTTAEDAGAGSRQPAGRSWLDRYFHITQRGSTVGREVRGGITTFMAMAYIILLNPVILSVPDAAGHKLDGDQLTTATVFAAAATTIVMGFIGNVPLALAAGLSVSAVMAFQVAPEMTWENAMGMCVIYGLVIVLLVVTGLRELIMNAIPLALKHAITMGIGLFVCLIGLVQAGFVTSMPGDGGIAGAKPIQLGTSDMLTGWPVLCFAVTVLLIFMLQVRRVPGAILIGIVGGTVFAAAVHQFAGLDKKAWGGLNAPEITGSIVSTPDFGLFGSVSFSGIGSVGGITVGVIVFTLVLAGFFDAMGTIIGIGQQAGLADDKGKMPGLNKALAIDGAGGALGGIAGASGQTVFVESTAGVGDGARTGFASVITGLAFTLCLFFTPLAQIIPTQVAAAALVVIGAMMLTNAKHIDWNDQATSIPVFLTTVLMPFTYSITAGIAAGVIAHVLIKTVQGRARDVGWLMWVLSVVFLAYFALHPIEGWLGVN